A window of the Sphaerobacter thermophilus DSM 20745 genome harbors these coding sequences:
- a CDS encoding aspartate aminotransferase family protein — translation METEERVRRYDRAHVFHSWSAQGKIDPLPIAGGRGCEFWDFEGKRYLDFASQLVYTNLGHQHPKVVAAIKEQAERLCVIQPAFASQPTAELAHAIAELAPGDLEMVFFTNGGAEANENAIRLARMYTGRHKILAAYRSYHGATHGAITITGDPRRWASEPAISGVVHFCGPYTYRSSFFSKDEKEECERALAHLEEIIQYEGAHTIAGIILETIVGTNGILVPPEGYLQGVREICDKHGIVMILDEVMTGFGRTGYWFGCEGFGVTPDLMTCAKGITSGAVPLGAVVISRKIADAFQDRVFYGGLTYSGHPLACAAGLAAVTAMKEEGVVENAKMIGDEVLGPGLRELMDKHPSVGDVRGRGCFWGIELVKNRETREMLVPFNASGAEMGPVGELGHAAMNRGLSLMIHWNVIMIAPPLIITPEEAQRGLAILDEVLEITDRAVS, via the coding sequence ATGGAGACCGAGGAGCGCGTCCGGCGTTACGACCGCGCGCACGTGTTCCACTCCTGGTCGGCACAGGGCAAGATCGATCCGCTCCCGATCGCGGGCGGGCGGGGCTGCGAGTTCTGGGACTTCGAGGGCAAGCGCTACCTCGACTTCGCGTCCCAGTTGGTCTACACCAACCTCGGCCACCAGCACCCGAAGGTCGTCGCCGCGATCAAGGAGCAGGCAGAGCGCCTCTGCGTCATCCAGCCGGCCTTCGCCTCCCAGCCGACCGCGGAACTGGCGCACGCCATCGCCGAGCTGGCTCCGGGCGACCTTGAGATGGTGTTCTTCACCAACGGCGGTGCCGAGGCGAACGAGAACGCGATCCGCCTGGCACGGATGTACACCGGCCGGCACAAGATCCTGGCGGCGTACCGCTCCTACCATGGCGCCACCCACGGCGCGATCACGATAACCGGTGACCCGCGCCGCTGGGCTTCGGAGCCGGCCATCAGCGGTGTCGTCCACTTCTGCGGCCCCTACACCTACCGCTCCTCCTTCTTCTCCAAGGATGAGAAGGAAGAGTGCGAGCGGGCGCTGGCTCACCTGGAAGAGATCATCCAGTACGAAGGGGCGCACACCATCGCCGGGATCATCCTGGAGACGATCGTGGGCACCAACGGCATCCTGGTGCCACCCGAGGGCTATCTCCAGGGCGTCCGGGAGATCTGTGACAAGCACGGGATCGTGATGATCCTGGACGAGGTCATGACCGGCTTCGGCCGCACCGGGTACTGGTTCGGCTGCGAGGGCTTCGGCGTCACCCCGGACCTGATGACCTGCGCCAAGGGCATCACCAGCGGCGCGGTCCCGCTGGGCGCCGTCGTGATCTCGCGCAAGATCGCCGATGCCTTCCAGGACCGGGTCTTCTACGGCGGCCTGACCTACTCCGGCCACCCGCTGGCCTGCGCCGCGGGGCTGGCGGCAGTCACGGCGATGAAGGAGGAGGGCGTCGTCGAGAACGCCAAGATGATCGGTGACGAGGTCCTCGGCCCCGGCCTGCGGGAGTTGATGGACAAGCACCCCTCGGTCGGCGACGTGCGCGGCCGCGGCTGCTTCTGGGGCATCGAACTGGTCAAGAACCGCGAGACGCGGGAGATGCTCGTCCCGTTCAACGCCTCGGGGGCAGAAATGGGACCGGTCGGGGAGTTGGGCCATGCGGCGATGAACCGGGGGCTTTCGCTGATGATCCACTGGAACGTCATCATGATCGCCCCGCCGCTCATCATCACGCCCGAGGAGGCCCAGCGCGGCCTCGCCATCCTCGACGAGGTGCTGGAGATCACCGACCGGGCAGTCAGTTAG
- the pheS gene encoding phenylalanine--tRNA ligase subunit alpha: MNDELEQIRQRAEQDLAAACDSQALAAWYAQYLGRKGEVTSLTRRLGALPPEERPAFGQAVNALKTTLQGSFDRRQEEVRRAELTQRLEAEAVDITLPGRAPDIGTLHPVTQMIREVTDIFAHLGFQTVEGPEVEDAYYAFDALNIPKEHPARDVWDTIFIHSESREIVLRPHTSPMQIRTMEQSTPPVRVVVPGRCYRYEALDATHEWHFHQIEGLAVDERITMSDLKGVLAEFARQIFGRERKVRFRCDYFPFVEPGVDFAIDCMVCKGVGCRVCKGTGWIEILGAGMVHPNLLINVGYDPSRYTGFAFGMGVERLVMLKYGVQDIRAFYQGDVRFLAQFNRAAA; the protein is encoded by the coding sequence GTGAACGACGAGTTGGAGCAAATTCGTCAGCGAGCGGAGCAGGATCTGGCTGCTGCATGCGACAGTCAGGCGCTGGCGGCGTGGTACGCGCAGTACCTGGGCCGCAAGGGTGAGGTGACCTCGCTCACCCGCCGCCTCGGCGCGCTGCCGCCTGAGGAGCGCCCGGCCTTCGGTCAGGCCGTCAACGCACTGAAAACCACGTTGCAGGGGTCCTTCGACCGGCGGCAGGAAGAGGTGCGCCGTGCCGAGCTCACCCAGCGCCTCGAGGCCGAGGCGGTCGACATCACCCTGCCCGGTCGCGCCCCGGACATAGGCACACTGCATCCGGTGACCCAGATGATCCGCGAGGTGACCGACATCTTCGCCCACCTCGGATTCCAGACGGTCGAGGGCCCGGAAGTCGAGGACGCCTACTACGCCTTCGATGCGCTCAACATCCCGAAGGAGCACCCGGCGCGCGACGTGTGGGACACGATCTTCATCCACAGTGAATCCCGCGAGATCGTGCTGCGCCCCCACACCTCTCCGATGCAGATCCGGACCATGGAGCAGTCCACCCCGCCGGTGCGGGTTGTCGTGCCCGGCCGCTGCTACCGGTACGAGGCGCTCGACGCCACCCACGAGTGGCATTTCCACCAGATCGAGGGACTGGCCGTCGACGAGCGCATCACCATGAGCGACCTGAAGGGTGTCCTGGCCGAGTTCGCGCGCCAGATCTTCGGGCGCGAGCGCAAGGTCCGCTTCCGCTGCGATTACTTCCCCTTCGTCGAGCCCGGCGTCGACTTCGCCATCGACTGCATGGTGTGCAAGGGCGTGGGCTGCCGGGTGTGCAAGGGCACCGGCTGGATCGAGATCCTGGGCGCCGGGATGGTCCACCCCAACCTGCTCATCAACGTTGGCTACGACCCGTCCCGCTACACCGGCTTCGCCTTCGGCATGGGCGTCGAGCGACTGGTGATGCTCAAGTACGGAGTCCAGGACATCCGCGCGTTCTACCAGGGCGATGTTCGATTCCTGGCGCAGTTCAACCGCGCGGCCGCGTGA
- a CDS encoding Hsp20/alpha crystallin family protein — protein MMVRWSPMIEVARLFNEVDRLLDEVTGTMMNRNGLTSVTTIRPAVDLYDNGDALVLRALVPGAQPGSLDVQIEQNTVRIKGRFGAEVDEDEAKGWTWYRREIGSGEFSHSMTLPVPVDAERAEAAYNDGILTLTMPKAEHARARKIEVRTPKALASSLN, from the coding sequence ATGATGGTGCGCTGGAGCCCGATGATCGAGGTCGCTCGACTGTTCAACGAGGTTGATCGCCTGCTCGACGAAGTGACCGGCACCATGATGAACCGGAACGGGCTGACGTCGGTGACGACGATCCGCCCGGCGGTGGATCTGTATGACAACGGCGACGCGCTTGTGCTCAGGGCGCTGGTGCCGGGTGCGCAGCCCGGGTCGCTGGACGTGCAAATCGAGCAGAACACGGTGCGCATCAAGGGTCGCTTCGGTGCTGAGGTTGACGAGGACGAGGCCAAGGGGTGGACCTGGTACCGGCGGGAGATCGGCAGCGGTGAGTTCTCCCACAGCATGACCCTGCCGGTGCCCGTGGACGCCGAGCGCGCTGAGGCGGCGTACAACGACGGAATCTTGACCCTGACGATGCCCAAGGCGGAGCACGCTCGGGCGCGGAAGATCGAGGTCCGCACGCCGAAGGCGCTCGCCAGCAGCCTCAACTAG
- the eno gene encoding phosphopyruvate hydratase: MVSTTIEAIKAREILDSRGNPTVEVDVILAGGARGRAAVPSGASTGAYEAVELRDKDQRYGGKGVRTAVDNVNGPIAGVLLGMDAQDQRAIDMAMIELDGTPNKSRLGANAILGVSLATARAAAAAAGLPLYQYLGGPSAHVLPVPMMNILNGGKHAEGSTVDMQEFMVMPVGAPTFREGLRWGAEIFHSLKKVLSSAGYATGVGDEGGYAPSLKSNQEALAYITQAIEQAGYRPGEDVLLALDPASTELYEDGRYVLRGEGRTLTTAEMVDFWAEWVDRYPIISIEDGLAEDDWDGWAELTRRLGDRVQLVGDDLFVTNTQRLARGIELGVGNSILVKLNQIGTLSETFDAIAMAHRAGFTAVISHRSGETADSFVADLAVATNAGQIKTGAPSRMDRVEKYNQLLRIEEELGTQAEYAGRRAFAGLKGRSL; the protein is encoded by the coding sequence GTGGTGAGCACAACCATTGAAGCGATCAAAGCGCGCGAGATCCTTGACTCGCGCGGGAACCCGACCGTGGAGGTCGATGTCATCCTGGCTGGCGGTGCCCGCGGGAGGGCCGCGGTGCCCTCGGGTGCATCGACCGGTGCGTACGAGGCGGTGGAGCTGCGCGATAAGGACCAGCGCTACGGCGGCAAGGGCGTCCGCACCGCGGTCGACAATGTGAACGGGCCGATCGCCGGGGTGCTGCTGGGGATGGACGCTCAGGACCAGCGGGCGATCGATATGGCGATGATCGAGCTAGACGGCACGCCGAACAAGTCACGCCTCGGCGCCAACGCGATCCTGGGTGTGTCGCTGGCGACGGCGCGGGCCGCGGCGGCGGCTGCCGGCCTGCCCCTCTACCAATACCTCGGCGGGCCGTCAGCGCACGTGCTGCCGGTGCCCATGATGAACATCCTCAACGGCGGCAAGCACGCCGAGGGCTCCACCGTGGACATGCAGGAATTCATGGTCATGCCGGTCGGAGCGCCCACCTTCCGCGAGGGGCTCCGCTGGGGCGCCGAGATCTTCCACTCGCTGAAGAAGGTTCTTTCCAGTGCCGGGTACGCGACCGGCGTGGGCGACGAAGGGGGCTACGCGCCGAGCCTGAAGAGCAATCAGGAGGCGCTGGCCTATATCACCCAGGCGATCGAGCAGGCCGGGTATCGCCCGGGTGAGGATGTCCTGCTCGCGCTCGACCCCGCGTCGACCGAGCTGTACGAGGACGGGCGCTACGTCCTGCGCGGTGAGGGCCGAACCCTCACCACCGCCGAGATGGTGGACTTCTGGGCGGAGTGGGTCGATCGCTACCCGATCATTTCGATCGAGGACGGCCTGGCTGAGGACGACTGGGACGGCTGGGCGGAGCTGACCCGGCGCCTGGGCGATCGGGTGCAGCTCGTCGGGGACGACCTCTTCGTGACCAATACGCAGCGCCTGGCGCGGGGCATCGAGCTGGGGGTCGGGAACTCGATCCTGGTCAAGCTCAACCAGATCGGCACGCTGTCGGAGACCTTCGATGCGATCGCGATGGCGCACCGGGCGGGTTTCACAGCAGTCATCTCGCATCGCAGCGGCGAGACGGCCGACTCCTTCGTCGCGGACCTGGCCGTGGCGACGAACGCCGGGCAGATCAAGACCGGGGCGCCGTCGCGCATGGACCGGGTGGAGAAGTACAACCAATTGCTGCGGATCGAGGAGGAACTCGGCACGCAGGCCGAGTACGCCGGGCGCCGTGCCTTCGCGGGGTTGAAGGGGCGGAGCCTGTAG
- a CDS encoding VOC family protein — protein sequence MFRAPEVNFYVQDVEACTRFYSEHFGFTEAYRTPVNGTPDHVELRLDGFTLGLSSIEAARRAHGLPAEPGGPPRGEIILWTDDVDRVYAELMDKGVRSVSEPHDFIGRLHGAWVADQDGNHVHIVQEIASGVLA from the coding sequence ATGTTCCGTGCACCCGAAGTCAACTTCTACGTGCAGGACGTCGAGGCCTGCACGCGCTTCTACTCCGAGCACTTCGGCTTCACGGAGGCGTACCGCACCCCGGTGAACGGCACACCGGACCACGTCGAACTCCGGCTCGACGGCTTCACCCTGGGACTCTCCTCGATCGAGGCCGCACGCCGCGCTCACGGCCTCCCCGCGGAGCCGGGTGGCCCACCGCGCGGCGAGATCATCCTCTGGACCGATGACGTGGATCGCGTCTACGCCGAGCTGATGGACAAGGGCGTCCGCTCCGTCAGCGAGCCGCACGACTTCATCGGCCGCCTTCACGGCGCCTGGGTCGCCGACCAGGACGGGAACCACGTGCACATCGTGCAGGAGATCGCATCCGGGGTGCTGGCGTAG
- the gpmI gene encoding 2,3-bisphosphoglycerate-independent phosphoglycerate mutase encodes MAYRPVVLVILDGWANGPDFPGNAVRAARTPVMDRLTAVYPTTELRCSGRDVGLPDGQMGNSEVGHLNLGAGFVVYQWITRIDAAIEDGSLYANPALLGAIEHARQRGSKLHLMGLVSDGGVHSHQRHLYALLDLAHRHGLEQVFIHVFTDGRDTPPDSGAGFVQQLLDEAARIGTGRVATISGRYYAMDRDKRWDRTQKAYQAIVSGTGVPRYDPVEAIRASYDAGVTDEFIVPVVLMDEGRPVATLDDGDAVIFFNFRADRARQLTQAITDPGFTGFARDKIPQDLYFVTMTEYERDFDLPIAFPPQDVVRPLARVISDAGLRQYHTAETEKYAHVTYFFNGGREEPFPGEDRVLIPSPKVATYDLQPEMSALPLTDATLEAIESDQYDFIIINYANPDMVGHTGSFEAAVKAVETVDGCVGRLVEATLARGGVALVTADHGNADEMLIPGTQEVWTAHTTNPVPFVLVAPDDSPLRTASLRTGGRLADVAPTVLDVMGIPQPEEMTGRSLILRPGK; translated from the coding sequence ATGGCGTACCGGCCGGTCGTGCTGGTAATCCTGGACGGCTGGGCGAACGGGCCGGACTTTCCCGGCAATGCGGTGCGAGCCGCGCGAACCCCGGTGATGGACCGCCTCACCGCGGTCTACCCCACGACCGAACTGCGATGCTCAGGACGCGACGTCGGGCTCCCCGATGGGCAGATGGGCAACTCAGAGGTCGGCCATCTCAACCTCGGCGCGGGCTTCGTCGTCTACCAGTGGATCACCCGCATCGACGCCGCGATCGAGGACGGGAGCCTCTACGCGAACCCGGCCCTGCTCGGAGCCATCGAGCACGCCCGCCAGCGCGGCAGCAAGCTCCACCTCATGGGGTTGGTCAGTGACGGTGGCGTTCACAGCCACCAGCGCCACCTCTACGCGCTACTCGACCTGGCGCACCGCCACGGCCTGGAGCAAGTTTTCATCCACGTCTTCACCGACGGGCGCGACACCCCGCCCGACTCGGGCGCCGGTTTCGTCCAGCAACTGCTCGACGAGGCCGCTCGAATCGGCACCGGTCGGGTCGCCACCATCAGCGGGCGCTACTACGCCATGGACCGTGACAAGCGCTGGGACCGGACCCAAAAGGCTTACCAGGCCATCGTCTCCGGCACCGGTGTGCCCCGCTACGATCCGGTGGAGGCCATCCGCGCCTCGTACGACGCCGGGGTAACCGACGAGTTCATCGTGCCGGTGGTGCTCATGGATGAGGGGCGCCCGGTCGCCACGCTGGACGACGGCGACGCCGTCATCTTTTTCAACTTCCGAGCCGACCGCGCCCGCCAGTTGACCCAGGCCATTACCGACCCCGGCTTCACCGGCTTTGCCCGCGACAAGATCCCTCAGGACCTCTACTTCGTGACCATGACCGAGTACGAGCGAGACTTCGACCTCCCGATCGCCTTCCCGCCCCAGGACGTGGTTCGCCCACTCGCGCGCGTCATCTCCGATGCCGGCCTGCGGCAGTACCACACCGCGGAGACCGAGAAGTACGCCCACGTGACGTACTTCTTCAACGGGGGCCGGGAGGAGCCGTTCCCGGGTGAGGACCGCGTGCTCATCCCGTCGCCCAAAGTCGCGACCTACGACCTGCAACCCGAGATGAGCGCGCTGCCGCTGACGGATGCCACGCTCGAGGCGATCGAGAGCGACCAGTACGACTTCATCATCATCAACTACGCCAATCCCGACATGGTGGGGCATACCGGGAGCTTCGAGGCCGCGGTCAAGGCCGTCGAGACCGTCGACGGCTGCGTTGGGCGTCTCGTCGAGGCCACTCTCGCCCGGGGCGGCGTCGCGTTGGTAACCGCGGACCACGGCAACGCCGACGAGATGCTGATCCCCGGCACGCAGGAGGTCTGGACCGCGCACACCACGAATCCGGTGCCGTTCGTGCTCGTCGCCCCGGACGACTCGCCGTTGCGCACGGCGAGCCTGCGCACGGGCGGGCGGCTGGCCGACGTCGCGCCGACCGTGCTGGACGTGATGGGGATCCCGCAGCCGGAAGAGATGACCGGCCGCTCGCTCATCCTCCGGCCAGGGAAGTGA